Proteins from a single region of Pirellulales bacterium:
- the hpnC gene encoding squalene synthase HpnC produces the protein MPSPSFAADLARYGPQTGGAAGQPAGTAPSLDEASAYCRRLAATHYENFTVASWLLPRALRRHFAHLYAYCRWADDLADEVDDRARAAGLLDWWEAQLETCYEGRAVHPVFVALQPTIREFSIPPQPFRDLLSAFRQDQSRCRYATRADLDDYCRRSANPVGHLVLYLARAFDRERAALADCVCMGLQLTNFCQDVAEDWYRGRLYLPEETLARHGSSERDVARCCEQAAPPVPALRAALADEVARARGLLVAGLGLVERMPRQFRVQVALFAHGGLAVLERIERADYDVWQRRPALGKAAKLAIFARQWCRYTWGPGASRERVEASPPCRLEVPG, from the coding sequence ATGCCGAGCCCGAGTTTTGCCGCCGATCTGGCTCGCTATGGGCCACAGACCGGTGGTGCCGCCGGGCAGCCAGCCGGCACGGCACCGTCGTTGGACGAGGCCAGCGCTTATTGCCGCCGGCTCGCGGCCACCCACTACGAAAACTTCACGGTTGCCAGCTGGTTGCTGCCGCGCGCGTTGCGACGGCATTTTGCGCACCTCTACGCCTATTGCCGCTGGGCCGACGACCTGGCCGACGAGGTGGACGATCGGGCCCGCGCTGCCGGCTTGCTCGACTGGTGGGAAGCGCAATTGGAGACGTGCTACGAAGGTCGCGCGGTTCACCCGGTGTTCGTAGCGCTGCAGCCGACGATCCGCGAATTCTCGATTCCACCGCAGCCCTTTCGCGATCTGCTGTCGGCGTTTCGCCAGGATCAGAGCCGCTGTCGCTACGCGACGCGCGCCGATCTGGACGACTATTGCCGCCGTTCGGCCAATCCCGTGGGACACCTGGTGCTCTATCTGGCCCGAGCCTTCGACCGGGAACGGGCCGCGCTGGCCGATTGCGTCTGCATGGGATTACAGTTGACGAACTTTTGCCAGGACGTGGCCGAGGATTGGTACCGCGGGCGGCTCTATCTGCCCGAGGAGACGCTCGCCCGTCACGGCAGCAGCGAGCGCGACGTCGCCCGTTGCTGCGAACAAGCCGCGCCGCCGGTTCCTGCACTGCGGGCCGCGCTGGCCGACGAAGTTGCCCGGGCTCGTGGCTTGCTGGTTGCCGGCTTGGGTCTCGTCGAGCGCATGCCGCGGCAGTTTCGCGTGCAGGTCGCGCTGTTCGCACACGGCGGCCTGGCCGTGCTCGAGCGGATTGAGCGCGCCGATTACGACGTCTGGCAGCGGCGCCCTGCCTTGGGGAAGGCAGCGAAACTGGCCATCTTCGCTCGCCAATGGTGCCGCTACACGTGGGGGCCTGGCGCATCGCGCGAGCGCGTCGAGGCGAGCCCGCCGTGCCGCTTGGAGGTGCCCGGATGA